The following coding sequences are from one Oryzias melastigma strain HK-1 linkage group LG20, ASM292280v2, whole genome shotgun sequence window:
- the mastl gene encoding serine/threonine-protein kinase greatwall gives MEPDPKPNWNSDAKSVEVSKLPSIEDFAVLKPISRGAFGKVYLARKKSNARLYAIKVMKKADMVDKNMTNQMKAERDALALSKSPFVVHLFYSLYSSTKIYLVMEYLIGGDVKSLLHIYGYFDQDMAVKYISEVALALDYLHRHGIIHRDLKPDNMLISNEGHIKLTDFGLSKVKLDRELSQKDILTTPSLAKPKKDYFRTPGQVQSLISSLGFSTPLVGERRRSSTSAVSSPTSCGRTKQKKVSLDSPLVMEADHLESPASHISKLRPKSSVFSSHNLAKNLTPTLLKTRKRFETMSAGSSTDTDGAISPLWEHEEKENQCLSRRQPERHKQGFAPTPLSVLDVSGKAWKTSDRDPLSDSQSSKIQLVSAAQGDVCLSMSGDCRPAVPSSVKRKFCEVETSPEPKETRAKKRATDHKGSSKSSEEPGRNHSGLTGTFSTIEIGALADRPLPRRSSPAHVAKSLLSELEDTFEEGNKGMTHSSFASPQPENREVCRSLSLDSDGSMHETSLIMESQAAPPDRRSSEELEESKTSPQTPVVTIQRLQQQTDSRCSVGSRPSDLAYSVLQSPSFLKPQNVVAFRSYCSSINRSNVSGVSRFSLGSVENMDMSASTSYHASAVTPVQRRPYSSSPALQTPRPMSTSHTPFRTPKSVRRGGAPAEGAPILGTPDYLAPELLLGKPHDCMVDWWALGVCLFEFLTGVPPFNDETPQLVFQNILNRDIPWPEGEEELSANSRNAIEILLTMDMTRRATLKDLETHPLFAGLDWANLQNQEMPFIPQPEDETDTSYFEARNSAQHIAVSGFSL, from the exons ATGGAACCCGACCCAAAGCCGAATTGGAATTCGGACGCAAAATCGGTGGAAGTTTCCAAACTGCCTTCGATCGaggattttgctgttttgaagCCCATTAGCCGCGGTGCTTTCGGGAAGGTCTACCTCGCTCGAAAGAAGAGCAATGCGCGCCTGTATGCCATCAAG GTGATGAAGAAGGCAGACATGGTGGACAAAAACATGACGAACCAAATGAAGGCGGAGAGAGACGCTCTGGCTCTGAGTAAAAGTCCTTTCGTGGTTCATCTGTTTTACTCTCTATATTCATCCACCAAGATTTATCTG GTGATGGAGTATCTCATCGGAGGGGACGTCAAATCCCTCCTTCATATTTATGGCTACTTTGACCAAGACATGGCAGTAAAATACATCTCCGAGGTCGCTCTGGCTTTAGATTACCTGCATCGGCACGGGATAATCCACAG AGACCTGAAGCCTGACAACATGCTGATTTCCAACGAAGGTCACATCAAGCTGACAGACTTTGGTCTCTCTAAAGTCAAGCTGGACCGAG AGCTGAGTCAGAAGGACATCCTCACCACTCCGTCTTTGGCCAAACCCAAGAAGGATTATTTCCGCACGCCGGGTCAAGTCCAGTCTTTGATCAGCTCCCTGGGATTT agcaCACCGTTAGTGGGAGAGCGGCGCCGCTCCAGCACGTCGGCTGTGAGCAGCCCCACGTCCTGTGGCAGAACCAAGCAGAAGAAAGTTTCTCTGGATTCTCCTTTGGTGATGGAAGCGGATCATCTGGAATCTCCAGCGAGTCACATCAGCAAACTAA GACCTAAAAGCAGTGTGTTTAGTTCTCATAATCTGGCTAAAAATCTGACCCCCACGTTGCTGAAGACCAGGAAGAGGTTTGAAACAATGAGTGCGGGCAGCTCCACCGACACCGACGGCGCCATCAGCCCGTTATGGGAGCACGAGGAG AAAGAGAACCAATGCTTGAGCAGGAGGCAGCCTGAAAGGCACAAACAGGGATTTGCACCCACACCCCTGAGTGTATTGGACGTCTCTGGGAAGGCCTGGAAAACGTCCGATCGGGATCCTCTTTCTGACTCCCAAAGCAGCAAAATCCAGCTGGTCTCTGCAGCTCAAGGGGACGTTTGCTTGTCGATGAGCGGCGACTGTCGGCCTGCAGTTCCCTCGTCCGTCAAGAGGAAATTCTGCGAGGTGGAAACCAGTCCCGAGCCTAAAGAGACCAGAGCCAAGAAGAGAGCCACGGACCACAAGGGATCCTCCAAGTCTTCAGAGGAGCCCGGCAGGAACCATAGCGGCCTGACCGGAACCTTTTCCACCATCGAGATCGGTGCTTTAGCGGACCGACCGCTCCCAAGGCGCTCCAGCCCCGCCCACGTGGCCAAAAGTCTGCTCAGCGAGCTGGAGGACACGTTTGAAGAAGGAAACAAAGGCATGACTCATTCAAGCTTCGCATCACCACAACCAGAGAACAGGGAGGTCTGCAGGAGCTTGAGTCTGGACTCTGACGGCTCCATGCACGAAACCTCCCTCATCATGGAGAGCCAAGCGGCTCCTCCAGACCGGAGATCGtctgaggagctggaggagagcaAAACCTCTCCACAGACTCCTGTTGTCACAATTCAACGCCTCCAACAGCAGACGGACTCCCGGTGCTCCGTCGGCAGCCGGCCCTCGGACCTCGCCTACAGCGTGTTGCAGTCCCCGTCCTTCCTGAAGCCTCAGAACGTGGTGGCGTTCCGCAGCTACTGCAGCTCCATCAACCGCTCCAACGTGTCCGGGGTCTCCAGGTTCAGCCTGGGATCGGTGGAGAACATGGACATGTCCGCCTCGACGTCGTACCACGCCTCCGCGGTGACGCCGGTGCAGAGAAGGCCGTACTCCAGCAGCCCCGCCCTTCAG ACTCCTCGCCCCATGTCCACGTCCCACACCCCCTTCAGGACTCCCAAGAGCGTCCGGCGAGGGGGGGCGCCAGCTGAAGGCGCGCCCATCCTAGGAACCCCGGATTATTTGGCTCCAGAGCTGCTTTTGGGGAAACCTCACG ACTGCATGGTGGACTGGTGGGCGCTGGGCGTGTGTCTGTTCGAGTTCCTCACCGGCGTGCCGCCTTTCAACGACGAAACGCCTCAGCTGGTCTTCCAGAATATTCTGAACAGAG acatcCCCTGGCCTGAAGGAGAAGAGGAGCTGTCGGCAAACTCCAGAAACGCTATTGAAATCCTCCTGACCATGGACATGACGAGGAGAGCCACTCTGAAGG ACCTGGAGACCCATCCTCTGTTCGCCGGCCTGGACTGGGCCAACCTTCAGAACCAGGAGATGCCGTTCATCCCTCAGCCGGAGGACGAAACCGACACTTCGTACTTCGAGGCGAGGAACAGCGCTCAGCACATCGCCGTGTCCGGCTTCAGTCTGTAG